Genomic DNA from Alkalihalobacterium alkalinitrilicum:
AAACCCCTCACTGATGGAAGTTTCACTTTATCGTACCTTATCAACTGGAAAGTATGAGCATCTATTTATCACCCGAAGTTTTTGATCCAAATGATCTTCCGGTTCCGTTAGCAGATCTTATCGCAATAGCGGCAATTCAGTTAGGGGCTATAACTTTTGTTGCGGGCCTACTAGGAGTTATTCTCGCAAGAAAAGTGAACTTAACAATGCCGATTTTAGATACATTAGTAGTTAAAGAGAAAAAAGTACAAGTTTCAAGTAAATGGCTGACAAATTCTATAATGTTAGGAGTGCTTGGTAGCTTTACAATCATCGCTTCTGACTTCTTTTACTTTCAGAATTACGTCCCATTAATTGCAGAAAATCCACTTTCCTTTTCTCTAAATGGTTTATTGGCTGGGGTTTGAGTCTAGTATTAATGGTTCGTTCATTTTTGTTAGATGGCGTGTTTGGACTTGTGTTTGGTTATTTATATTGGCGTAAAGGAATCGAGTATGCAATGTTTAGTCATAGGACTGCACATATATCGATGCAATTGCTTTTTATTCCGTTATTTTACTAATAGTGGTGGGAATTGCGGAAGGCTTTGGTAGAGATGTGCTTAATGCAGATGCTCCTATCGAGCAGTATCCGTCTGAGATGCTTCGGGAGTTGACTATTGGAGCGACAACAAAACCGGTTTTTTTAAAAACATTTATGTACCATCTCATTGAAGAGGGATTAGATGCTTATGCTCCTGTCGTAAAATTAGTTGAAACAGAACCGGGGGATAAAGGAGAAGTACAAACAAATATCCAAATAAATGGTCTCGCCATCTTAAAAAAAGACAAACTCGTTGAGCTCTTGGAACCTGAAAAAGCTAAGTACGTTTTAATAACAATGAACCAAGCCAACTTGCCGACCTTTAAGATCGATGCTCCAGATCATACAGGAAAATTGATGATACAACTCCAAGAATATGAAACCAACCTTAGCCCGTCTATTAACGAGGAAGAAGTAACTATTGAAATTAATATCCGAGCAAAAGGTGCTCTTGTTGAAAATATGTCTACTTATAGCATGAGAAATTATGAAAATAAAAAAAAGGTAGAGCAACATTTAGAAGAAAAGCTTAAAACAGACATAAAACAGACAATCCACCATCTTCAATCTCTTGGCTCGGATCCGATTGGTTTTGGACAACTTCTTCGTCGAAATAA
This window encodes:
- a CDS encoding Ger(x)C family spore germination protein: MGIAEGFGRDVLNADAPIEQYPSEMLRELTIGATTKPVFLKTFMYHLIEEGLDAYAPVVKLVETEPGDKGEVQTNIQINGLAILKKDKLVELLEPEKAKYVLITMNQANLPTFKIDAPDHTGKLMIQLQEYETNLSPSINEEEVTIEINIRAKGALVENMSTYSMRNYENKKKVEQHLEEKLKTDIKQTIHHLQSLGSDPIGFGQLLRRNKVNEWMKLKGQWENVYPKIEIKVDARVHIEHEGVLSKPLEIKEYDS